A single region of the Nocardioides sp. W7 genome encodes:
- a CDS encoding glutathione peroxidase yields the protein MPTPTTPTTLADFAARSIEGQDIDLASYTGQVVLVVNTASKCGLTPQFEGLQQLHDRFDGRGFTVLGFPCDQFRHQDPGDDAEIAGFCQRNFGVTFPMFSKIEVNGDGAHPLYQWLRSEKGGVLGDKIKWNFTKFLIGRDGSVIARYAPTTKPEKIAADIEKALAG from the coding sequence ATGCCGACCCCGACGACTCCGACGACCCTGGCCGACTTCGCCGCCCGCTCGATCGAGGGCCAGGACATCGACCTGGCGTCGTACACCGGTCAGGTCGTGCTGGTCGTGAACACCGCCTCGAAGTGCGGCCTGACGCCCCAGTTCGAGGGACTGCAGCAGCTGCACGACCGCTTCGACGGCCGGGGCTTCACGGTGCTCGGCTTCCCGTGCGACCAGTTCCGCCACCAGGATCCCGGCGACGACGCCGAGATCGCCGGCTTCTGCCAGCGGAACTTCGGCGTCACGTTCCCGATGTTCTCGAAGATCGAGGTCAACGGCGACGGGGCGCACCCGCTGTACCAGTGGCTGCGCTCGGAGAAGGGCGGGGTGCTCGGCGACAAGATCAAGTGGAACTTCACCAAGTTCCTGATCGGTCGCGACGGCTCCGTCATCGCCCGCTACGCGCCGACGACCAAGCCGGAGAAGATCGCCGCCGACATCGAGAAGGCGCTCGCGGGGTAA
- a CDS encoding SRPBCC family protein produces MTRFTASTSAEAVVPAPRQQIWDLLVDPATIAALTPFLKRVSADGEHWRWEMTGLDVLGVKVAPAFTERMVFVDLERIEFHHDPPPGVKERSGVEGWYDLADAPGGTHLATSLEITLDLPLPRLAAPAVSSAMRGVMATMGDRFSANLLRELGVEQAG; encoded by the coding sequence ATGACCCGGTTCACCGCCTCGACCTCGGCCGAGGCCGTGGTGCCCGCACCCCGTCAGCAGATCTGGGACCTGCTGGTCGACCCGGCCACGATCGCCGCGCTCACGCCGTTCCTCAAGCGGGTGAGCGCCGACGGCGAGCACTGGCGCTGGGAGATGACCGGCCTCGACGTACTCGGGGTGAAGGTGGCGCCCGCGTTCACCGAGCGGATGGTCTTCGTCGACCTCGAACGCATCGAGTTTCACCACGACCCACCGCCCGGGGTCAAGGAGCGCTCCGGAGTCGAGGGCTGGTACGACCTCGCCGACGCCCCCGGTGGCACGCACCTGGCGACCAGCCTCGAGATCACCCTCGACCTACCCCTGCCCCGACTCGCCGCCCCGGCCGTCAGCTCGGCCATGAGGGGCGTGATGGCCACCATGGGCGACCGGTTCTCGGCCAACCTGCTGCGCGAGCTCGGGGTCGAGCAGGCGGGGTAG